From a region of the Deltaproteobacteria bacterium genome:
- a CDS encoding carbohydrate kinase: MILSFGEILYDIFPAYERLGGAPFNFVFHLHSFGFDSRLVSRVGDDERGRAVEAFFLRNHITSDLLQRDPRHPSGTVRVRVDPAGVPDFTIVEDVAYDHIEAGDRLLRVLDEGPALIYFGTLAQRHPHSRSTLHAILDRVGSALLLYDMNLRKNTFSREVIERSLAACHVVKLNDEELKICRGLLGGEENDDLFVKEMMERYRLEWVCLTRGAKGSALYHGDESFRTGSARVPVMVDTVGAGDAYTAILAMGILRGWAPELILDRAAEFAGAVCGLPGAVPDNGAFYRPYLTWKEADKR, from the coding sequence ATGATTCTCAGTTTCGGAGAGATCCTCTATGATATTTTCCCCGCGTACGAGCGGCTGGGAGGGGCGCCTTTCAATTTCGTCTTTCACCTCCATTCCTTCGGCTTCGACAGCCGCCTGGTGAGCCGGGTTGGTGACGATGAGCGGGGACGGGCCGTCGAAGCGTTTTTCCTGCGGAATCATATCACTTCCGATCTGCTCCAGAGGGATCCCCGCCACCCGAGCGGTACGGTACGGGTCAGGGTGGATCCGGCGGGGGTGCCTGATTTCACCATCGTGGAGGATGTGGCCTACGATCATATCGAGGCCGGGGACAGGCTGCTCCGTGTCCTCGACGAGGGACCGGCTTTGATCTATTTCGGGACCCTTGCGCAGCGGCATCCGCATTCCCGGAGTACGCTTCATGCCATTTTGGACCGGGTCGGCTCCGCCCTTCTTTTGTACGACATGAATCTGAGGAAGAACACCTTTTCCCGGGAAGTGATTGAACGTTCTCTTGCAGCCTGTCATGTTGTGAAACTGAACGATGAGGAACTGAAGATCTGTCGTGGACTGCTGGGTGGGGAGGAAAACGACGATCTGTTTGTGAAAGAGATGATGGAACGCTACCGTCTGGAATGGGTCTGCCTGACCCGGGGGGCCAAGGGGAGCGCTCTCTATCATGGGGACGAATCTTTTCGGACGGGATCGGCGCGGGTCCCGGTCATGGTTGATACCGTGGGGGCGGGGGATGCCTATACCGCGATCCTGGCGATGGGGATCCTGCGAGGCTGGGCGCCGGAGCTTATTCTCGATCGGGCCGCCGAGTTCGCCGGCGCGGTCTGCGGACTGCCGGGCGCCGTCCCGGATAACGGTGCATTTTATCGACCCTATCTCACATGGAAGGAGGCGGATAAACGATGA
- a CDS encoding murein transglycosylase A, which yields MKHALFAFLFFLLWIGCLPPSRLGVHLRPGDFGILEQNGDSPALLRKTAEDTLTAMNALDPKAPVRLAGRTVTVADLIKTLTVFRSALDGARGGGDWVERLRGGFHLYGIPEEVLFTGYYEPLLRGSLHRTKRFRYPLYRRPPELKPDPFGINGTVSSAPPPYYTRKEIDSGHVLAGRGLEQVWLDDPVERFFLQIQGAGSIRLTDGSVIRVQYDGSNGRPYRSIGRLLIREGKLTPKEGSVQGISTWLRGHPSEAERIMNADPRYIFFKVAGKGAHGVLDIPLTPLHSLATDPRVIPAGTLLYYTTKLPVLDEKGDVSDWRYEGHFAVSQDIGKAIEGPFRADIYFGEGKKAGAMAGVMMVRGRLYILIRKR from the coding sequence ATGAAACATGCCCTCTTCGCGTTCCTTTTCTTCCTCCTCTGGATCGGCTGTCTTCCTCCGTCCCGTCTCGGAGTTCATCTCCGGCCGGGGGATTTCGGTATCCTTGAACAAAACGGCGACTCTCCTGCGCTTCTGCGGAAGACAGCGGAGGATACCCTTACCGCCATGAACGCTTTAGATCCGAAGGCGCCGGTGAGACTCGCCGGTCGTACCGTGACCGTCGCGGATCTCATCAAGACGCTGACCGTTTTCCGCTCCGCCCTCGACGGGGCGCGGGGCGGGGGGGATTGGGTGGAGCGTCTCCGCGGGGGGTTCCATCTCTACGGGATCCCGGAGGAGGTCCTCTTTACCGGATACTATGAGCCGCTCCTGCGGGGGTCCTTGCATCGGACGAAACGCTTCCGATATCCTCTCTATCGCCGTCCGCCGGAACTGAAACCCGATCCCTTTGGGATCAACGGAACCGTTTCCTCCGCCCCGCCTCCCTACTACACACGAAAAGAGATTGACAGCGGTCATGTCCTCGCCGGCCGGGGGCTGGAACAGGTCTGGCTCGACGATCCGGTGGAGCGGTTCTTCCTACAGATCCAGGGGGCGGGGAGCATCCGGCTTACCGACGGGTCGGTCATCCGGGTCCAGTACGACGGGAGCAACGGCCGTCCCTACCGTTCGATCGGACGGTTGCTGATCCGGGAGGGGAAGCTCACTCCGAAAGAGGGGTCGGTGCAGGGGATTTCCACCTGGCTCCGCGGCCATCCGTCGGAGGCGGAGAGGATCATGAACGCCGATCCCCGCTATATCTTCTTCAAGGTGGCTGGAAAAGGGGCGCACGGGGTTCTCGATATCCCGCTCACCCCTTTGCATTCGCTGGCGACCGATCCCCGCGTCATCCCGGCGGGAACCCTTCTCTATTATACGACGAAGCTTCCGGTCCTTGACGAAAAAGGCGATGTGTCGGACTGGCGATACGAGGGACACTTCGCCGTCAGCCAGGATATCGGCAAGGCGATCGAAGGACCGTTCCGGGCCGATATCTATTTCGGGGAAGGAAAGAAGGCCGGGGCCATGGCCGGTGTGATGATGGTGCGCGGGAGGCTCTATATACTCATACGGAAGCGATAG
- the nadA gene encoding quinolinate synthase NadA yields the protein MNELKSDVIKELNRKILDLKRKRNAVILAHNYQVDEVQAIADHTGDSLELSRLAVDSDAEVIVFCGVHFMAESAAILNPGKTVLLPASYAGCPMADMVTVEKLRALKAEHPGVPVVAYVNTSAAVKAESDICCTSANVVRVINSLDTDRVICIPDKNLSAYAQQFTEKKIIPWKGFCIVHNLLTAEMVREAKAGHPGALVLAHPECPMEVLELADHVTSTSGMLRYAEASEAGEFIVCTERGLLYNLRNRNPGKVFHIVSDAPTPWDLPMMTCQNMKRTTLELVARSLEEMETVITVPEEIRLRSVAALERMLAIP from the coding sequence ATGAATGAACTTAAATCCGATGTCATCAAAGAGCTGAACCGGAAAATCCTCGACCTGAAGCGGAAACGGAACGCCGTGATCCTGGCCCACAACTACCAGGTAGACGAGGTCCAGGCGATTGCCGATCATACCGGCGATTCCCTGGAACTCTCCAGGCTTGCCGTTGATTCCGATGCCGAGGTGATCGTCTTCTGCGGGGTCCACTTCATGGCGGAGAGCGCCGCCATTCTCAATCCGGGAAAGACGGTCCTCCTCCCGGCGAGCTACGCCGGATGCCCCATGGCCGACATGGTGACGGTCGAAAAGCTGCGGGCGCTGAAGGCCGAACATCCGGGGGTTCCCGTCGTGGCCTACGTGAACACTTCGGCCGCGGTGAAGGCGGAGAGCGATATCTGCTGCACGTCGGCGAACGTGGTCCGTGTCATCAACTCCCTGGATACGGACCGGGTGATCTGCATCCCCGACAAGAATCTCTCCGCCTACGCGCAGCAGTTTACAGAGAAGAAAATCATTCCCTGGAAGGGATTCTGTATCGTCCACAATCTCCTTACGGCGGAGATGGTGCGGGAGGCGAAGGCCGGGCATCCCGGCGCACTCGTGCTGGCCCATCCGGAATGTCCGATGGAGGTGCTGGAACTTGCCGACCATGTGACGAGCACCTCGGGGATGCTCCGCTACGCGGAAGCGTCCGAGGCCGGGGAGTTTATCGTCTGCACGGAGCGGGGCCTTCTGTACAACCTGCGGAACCGGAATCCGGGCAAGGTGTTTCATATTGTCTCCGACGCCCCCACCCCGTGGGACCTTCCCATGATGACCTGCCAGAACATGAAACGGACCACCCTCGAACTGGTCGCCCGCTCGCTGGAAGAGATGGAGACGGTCATCACGGTCCCCGAGGAGATCCGGCTCCGCTCCGTGGCCGCCTTAGAGCGCATGCTGGCCATTCCCTGA